The Lepidochelys kempii isolate rLepKem1 chromosome 25, rLepKem1.hap2, whole genome shotgun sequence genome contains a region encoding:
- the CILP2 gene encoding cartilage intermediate layer protein 2, with protein sequence MVPLTPALLLFAASLALALALAREPLKDDSRPAKTNVLGKHQKKRPGRKPLSVDTAGATEWTSWFNVDHPGGEGDYESLEAVRFYYRERVCTRPVSIQARTTEWELPEDVGEIVHYSPEKGFWCINREQPGGRTCSNYHVRFLCPMEHDDWSHWSAWSACSRTACAGSGLQTRQRSCLNSQPLSLLQLPKCAGKATQRRGCSGGPCADAGWSEWGAWSPCSKSCGSGGKRVRHRSCKKSKRSRCVGRPSDVQKCARTPCSACQMSCTEGKVSKNCGNCMCQDHTLVGTVLSTEGAALANARVSLKAKPQAVLARTNRRGGFSIRGVCAGSGANVSVQLETFAPGEAPIVSNSSRTSSVQVTLQRLEKPYVVKHPESKVRVAGQRVTLCCEASGTPQPTKYYWYHNGTLLDRKLHKYNSSLVLQDLGLRQAGFYHCKASTDVGSIKSSPAFLTVTAQGQPSCKAEPEEYLIKLPSECFQEAGRSPYYNVGRCPDIRCAGSLKDELQCRDGAGRCCRVRRMEVREIQCAGSILPIKVVAECGCERCARPKILVHGRVTAADDGEPLRFSQIFLGKEKIGFTSYKGTFTIDVPPDTRRLVVRFVDRLQKFVDTVKVLPFDPRGGATYQDIKVMRKKEPVDLDPTQANIILLGELEGQEPVGEMVIPAGSFLRPDGEVYNGTVKASVTFLDPRDITTVAAASSDLNFINAEGDLVPLRTYGMFSADFRESESNQVLRTGRVEVRVDAEQIHMPEHLQKMKLWSLNPETGLWEEEGAFRRAKERRGKREERSFLIGNVEIRERRLFNLDVPESRRCFVKVRAYGNEKFIPSEQLEGVVVTLINLEPEPGYSSNPRAWGRFDSVLTGPNGACLPAFCDGQRADAYTAYVTATMGGEELEAVPSSPKLNPNAVGVSQPYLNKLGYRRTDHDDPSLKKTAFKINLAKPNPNNIDEVNGPIYAYRSLRECEEAPVDANHFRFYRVEVDKYEYNVVPFKESDLASWTGDYLSWWPNPQEFRACYIKVKISGPQEYMVRSRSVGGSHPRTRGRLYGLRDTRSVRDLEIYNSSAACVEFKCSGMLFDQSLIDRTLVSIVPQGSCRRTAINSLLREYLGRHPPVVENNDTTVFNMLAPVDPLGHNYGIYTVTDQNPRLAKEIAIGRCFDGTSDGFSREMKSDMGTAMTFYCQEKPVTHQSFFQRLLSSPTDTLTEIRREMRGNEQLRAPSQVVAYPAGLRTRVSTQTRRTPSSRRRMGLIRAQQ encoded by the exons GCGCCACCGAGTGGACCTCCTGGTTCAATGTGGACCACCCTGGCGGGGAGGGCGATTACGAGAGCCTGGAGGCCGTCCGCTTCTACTACCGGGAGCGGGTGTGCACCCGGCCAGTCTCCATCCAAGCCCGCACCACCGagtgggagctgcctgaggaTGTGGGCGAGATCGTGCACTACAGCCCCGAGAAGGGATTCTGGTGCATCAACCGGGAGCAGCCGGGGGGCAGAACTTGCTCTAACTACCACGTCCGCTTCCTGTGCCCCATGG AGCACGACGACTGGTCGCACTGGTCAGCCTGGAGCGCCTGTTCCAGAACCGCCTGCGCGGGCAGCGGGCTCCAGACCCGACAGCGCAGCTGCCTCAACAGCCAGCCCCTGTCGCTGCTGCAGCTGCCCAAGTGTGCAGGGAAAGCCACGCAGCGGAGGGGGTGCAGCGGTGGGCCCTGCGCAG ATGCtgggtggagtgagtggggcgcCTGGAGCCCCTGCTCCAAGAGCTGCGGTAGCGGTGGGAAGCGAGTCCGGCATCGGAGCTGCAAGAAATCCAAGAGGTCCCGCTGCGTCGGCCGCCCCTCGGACGTGCAGAAATGCGCCCGGACACCCTGCTCAG CCTGCCAAATGAGCTGCACCGAGGGCAAGGTGAGCAAGAACTGCGGCAATTGCATGTGCCAGGACCACACCCTGGTGGGCACCGTCCTGAGCACCGAGGGGGCTGCCCTCGCCAATGCCCGGGTCTCCCTCAAGGCCAAGCCACAGGCCGTGCTGGCCAGGACCAACCGCCGGGGCGGCTTCAGCATCCGGGGGGTCTGTGCCGGCAGCGGGGCCAATGTCAGCGTCCAGCTGGAGACGTTCGCCCCGGGCGAGGCTCCGATTGTCTCCAACAGCTCCAGGACATCATCGGTGCAGGTCACGCTGCAGAGGCTGG AGAAGCCCTACGTGGTGAAGCACCCGGAGTCCAAGGTGCGGGTGGCAGGCCAGCGCGTGACTCTCTGCTGTGAAGCCTCCGGCACCCCCCAGCCCACGAAATATTACTG GTACCACAACGGGACGCTCCTGGACAGGAAACTCCACAAATACAACAGCAGCTTGGTGCTGCAGGACCTGGGGCTGCGCCAGGCCGGATTCTATCACTGCAAAGCCAGCACTGACGTGGGCTCCATCAAATCCTCCCCTGCATTCCTGACCGTGACTG CCCAGGGGCAGCCGAGCTGCAAGGCCGAGCCGGAGGAATATCTCATCAAGCTGCCCAGCGAGTGCTTCCAGGAGGCCGGGCGCTCTCCATACTACAATGTGGGGCGTTGCCCTGACATCCGCTGTGCTGGGAGCCTGAAGGATGAGCTGCAGTGCCGGGACGGGGCAGGCCGCTGCTGCAGGGTCCGGCGCATGGAGGTGCGGGAGATCCAGTGCGCCGGCTCCATCCTGCCCATCAAGGTGGTGGCCGAGTGCGGCTGTGAGAGGTGCGCCCGGCCCAAGATCCTGGTGCACGGCAGGGTGACGGCAGCTGACGACGGGGAGCCGCTGCGCTTCAGCCAGATCTTCCTGGGCAAAGAGAAAATTGGCTTCACCAGCTACAAGGGCACCTTCACCATTGATGTGCCCCCGGACACGCGGCGGCTCGTGGTTCGGTTCGTGGACCGGCTGCAGAAGTTTGTGGACACGGTCAAGGTCCTGCCCTTCGACCCCCGGGGTGGTGCCACCTACCAGGACATCAAGGTGATGCGGAAGAAAGAGCCAGTGGACCTGGACCCCACACAGGCCAATATCATCCTgctgggggagctggagggccagGAGCCGGTGGGGGAGATGGTTATACCAGCTGGCTCCTTCCTCCGGCCCGACGGGGAGGTGTACAATGGCACCGTCAAGGCCAGCGTGACCTTCCTGGACCCCCGGGACATCACCACGGTGGCTGCTGCTTCCAGTGACCTCAACTTCATCAATGCCGAGGGGGATCTCGTCCCGCTGAGGACCTACGGCATGTTCTCCGCGGACTTCCGGGAGAGCGAGTCCAACCAAGTGCTGCGGACGGGCCGGGTGGAGGTGCGGGTAGACGCGGAGCAGATCCACATGCCCGAGCACCTCCAGAAGATGAAGCTGTGGTCCCTGAACCCTGAGACAGGCCTGTGGGAAGAGGAAGGCGCCTTCCGCCGGGCCAAGGAGCGGCGGGGCAAGCGAGAGGAGAGGTCCTTCTTGATCGGCAACGTGGAGATCCGCGAGAGGCGGCTCTTCAACCTGGACGTGCCCGAGAGCCGCCGCTGCTTCGTCAAGGTCCGGGCCTATGGCAACGAGAAGTTCATCCCCAGCGAGCAGCTGGAGGGAGTGGTCGTCACCCTCATCAACCTGGAGCCCGAGCCCGGCTACTCCTCCAACCCCCGAGCCTGGGGGCGCTTCGACAGTGTCCTCACCGGGCCCAACGGGGCCTGCTTGCCTGCCTTCTGCGATGGCCAGCGGGCAGATGCCTACACGGCCTACGTCACCGCCACCATGGGCGGGGAGGAGCTGGAGGCCGTGCCCTCCAGCCCCAAGCTCAACCCCAACGCCGTGGGAGTGTCCCAGCCCTACCTAAACAAGCTGGGCTACCGCCGGACGGACCACGACGACCCCAGCCTCAAGAAGACAGCCTTCAAGATCAACCTGGCCAAGCCCAACCCCAACAACATAGATGAGGTCAACGGGCCCATCTATGCCTACCGGAGCCTGAGGGAGTGTGAGGAGGCACCTGTTGACGCCAACCACTTCCGCTTCTACCGGGTGGAGGTGGACAAGTACGAGTACAACGTCGTGCCCTTCAAGGAGAGCGACCTGGCCTCCTGGACCGGGGACTACCTGTCCTGGTGGCCCAACCCCCAGGAGTTCAGGGCCTGCTACATCAAGGTGAAAATCAGTGGGCCCCAGGAATACATGGTGAGGTCCCGGAGCGTGGGCGGCAGCCACCCCCGGACACGTGGCCGGCTGTACGGCCTACGGGACACCCGCAGCGTCCGGGACCTGGAGATCTACAACAGCTCTGCTGCCTGCGTGGAGTTCAAATGCAGCGGGATGCTCTTCGACCAGAGCCTGATTGACCGCACCTTGGTCTCCATCGTCCCTCAGGGCAGCTGTCGCCGCACCGCCATCAACAGCCTTCTGCGGGAGTACCTGGGCCGCCACCCGCCGGTGGTGGAGAACAACGACACCACAGTCTTCAACATGCTGGCGCCGGTGGACCCGCTGGGCCACAACTATGGCATCTACACGGTCACCGACCAGAACCCCCGGCTAGCCAAGGAGATCGCCATCGGCCGGTGCTTTGACGGCACGTCGGACGGCTTCTCCCGGGAGATGAAGTCTGACATGGGCACGGCCATGACCTTCTACTGCCAGGAGAAGCCCGTCACCCATCAGAGCTTCTTCCAGCGCCTGCTCAGCTCGCCCACAGACACCCTGACCGAGATCCGCCGCGAGATGAGAGGCAACGAGCAATTGCGGGCTCCCTCCCAGGTGGTGGCCTACCCCGCTGGCCTCAGGACCAGGGTCTCCACCCAGACCCGCCGGACCCCCAGCAGCCGGAGAAGGATGGGCCTGATCCGGGCTCAGCAATGA